One window from the genome of Eucalyptus grandis isolate ANBG69807.140 chromosome 7, ASM1654582v1, whole genome shotgun sequence encodes:
- the LOC108960799 gene encoding allene oxide synthase 3-like, with protein MSSPSSSNLPLKAIPGDYGLPFFGAIKDRLDYFYHEGTDEFFRTRMQKYQSTVFRSNMVPGPFMARNPKVVVLLDAISFPILFDTSKVEKKDVFVGTYMPSINFTGGYRVCAYLDPSEPKHAIFKGLFLSTLATRHNKFIPLYRSSLSQLFIELEDEFSSKGKVYFNDYCNKMSFSFLANLFCDRNPSSTILATDKVTKFFDSWLFFQLAPLMTLGLPKILNFLEDIVLHTFPLPSLLLKCDYKKFYEVFNEYAKSILDEAESLGIKRDEACHNLVFLVCFNSYGGMKTTLPALIKWVGLAGEELQRRLAEEIRTVVRSEGGVTMAALEKMSLTKSVAWEALRFKPPVAFQYGHAKEDLVIHNHDAAFEIKKGEMIFGYQPFATKDPRIFERPEEFVGDRFVGEEGEKLLKYVYWSNGREIDDPTVGNKQCPAKNLVVLLSRVMLVEFFLRYDTFTIEAGTLPIGSTATFTSMSKATSS; from the coding sequence ATGTCTTCGCCTTCTTCATCTAATCTTCCTCTGAAAGCAATCCCCGGAGAttatggcttgcctttctttGGCGCGATAAAAGACCGGCTTGACTACTTCTACCATGAGGGTACAGACGAATTCTTCCGGACCCGGATGCAGAAGTACCAGTCGACGGTCTTCCGGTCCAACATGGTTCCCGGCCCTTTCATGGCCCGGAACCCTAAGGTCGTCGTGCTCCTCGATGCCATCAGCTTCCCGATCCTCTTTGACACGTCTAAGGTCGAAAAGAAGGATGTGTTTGTCGGGACCTACATGCCTTCGATCAACTTCACGGGCGGATACCGTGTGTGCGCCTACCTTGACCCCTCTGAACCCAAACACGCCATCTTCAAAGGCTTATTCCTATCGACCCTTGCGACCCGACACAATAAGTTCATTCCACTCTATAGGAGTTCCCTATCACAGCTCTTCATTGAACTAGAAGATGAGTTCTCTAGCAAAGGCAAAGTATACTTCAATGACTATTGCAACAAAATGTCCTTCAGCTTCTTGGCCAACCTATTTTGCGACCGGAACCCATCTAGCACAATCCTTGCGACCGACAAAGTGACCAAATTCTTCGACTCGTGGTTGTTTTTCCAACTTGCACCGTTGATGACCCTTGGGTTACCAAAGATACTTAACTTTTTGGAAGACATAGTCCTACACACATTCCCATTGCCTTCACTGTTGCTCAAATGCGATTACAAGAAATTCTACGAGGTGTTCAATGAGTACGCAAAATCGATATTGGATGAAGCCGAGAGCTTGGGAATCAAAAGAGACGAAGCATGCCACAACCTTGTTTTCCTCGTGTGCTTCAATTCCTATGGGGGCATGAAAACCACCTTGCCAGCTTTGATCAAGTGGGTTGGACTCGCCGGAGAAGAATTGCAACGACGGCTCGCGGAGGAAATCCGGACCGTTGTTAGATCGGAAGGCGGGGTCACAATGGCCGCATTGGAGAAGATGAGCTTGACCAAGTCGGTTGCCTGGGAAGCACTGAGATTCAAGCCTCCGGTCGCGTTCCAGTACGGCCACGCCAAGGAGGATTTGGTGATCCACAACCACGATGCGGCCTTCGAGATCAAGAAGGGCGAGATGATATTTGGATATCAGCCGTTTGCAACTAAGGATCCAAGGATATTCGAAAGGCCAGAGGAGTTCGTGGGCGACAGGTTCGTCGGGGAAGAAGGTGAGAAGCTGTTGAAGTACGTGTACTGGTCGAACGGGCGCGAGATCGATGATCCGACCGTGGGGAACAAGCAGTGCCCTGCAAAGAATCTGGTGGTGCTCTTGAGCAGGGTCATGCTCGTGGAGTTCTTCCTCCGCTACGACACATTCACAATCGAGGCTGGGACGTTGCCAATCGGGTCGACGGCGACGTTCACGTCAATGTCGAAGGCCACGAGTAGCTGA